A single region of the Chitinophaga niabensis genome encodes:
- a CDS encoding SusC/RagA family TonB-linked outer membrane protein — protein sequence MRLTAFLLTVVFLSAHAKGSGQSVTLSGKDVSLKNIFSTIKKQTGYVVFYNRDLLEDTRPVSLTVKDLPLEGFLKIVLQDQPLNFRIDGKDIILSRKPVLWKPSGIVLIDVRGRVTDDKGTPLPGATVRVKNTSNTVTTGQDGTFEVKGLRGKAVLIISFIGYKTKEVYTEEGSVLNIQLELASEALQQVMITGYQTISKERATGSFTTVGKEMLSKRPVSNISTALQGLVAGMQAKENEDGSMSFLIRGNTTLYADRRPLIVVDGFPIASSDFSDINPNDVESVTVLKDAAAASIWGARAANGVIVIVTKKARTGGKLQVNASAFTRISKMVNLDQVLTQANSADQVAYERKAFDNSWFFIPYAGGFTDVTNSLTLAQELLFANKNGQISTADMNAGLDRLSKTSNRSQIRDQLMQRAILNQYNVSLQAGTDRTKTYASVMYESEKGAYKGNSSNRFNINLNNDFKLTNFLNFNIGANLQYRKRETSGATISEIQDLSPYEMLLNADGSYGTNLKTYNREQLALIPFNKFPYSDWSYNLLREVNSRKLNSEALNARIQAGLNVRLLKGLTFDAKFQYERGKTDYADFYSENSFYARSLINTLTEYNNNTKTVGRSFIPKGGILKPRTFTDASGRQFDLSNTNLESYLLRNQLSFDRTLAGKHGISVIAGMELSQTTNTTQANPYIYGYFSDKLQATVPPYGYGSSLDLLTNFIGSTATVPGGNTVLGWERNKFVSFYGNASYTYNHKYTLSGSVRSDASNFITDDPALRWSPLWSVGAKWNAKEEDFMKDADLFDRLELRLTYGKNGNVERSTSTKALLNVGSSLNANTGTITATIADNGNPGLRWEKTTSTNLGIDFAMLKNKLFGSIDIYNKKGEGIIGNIALPAASGTTIQKFNNAGITNKGIELTLGVNLDIPNTPVRYTTSFNYAYNHNRINSLYSPSLYVYQLIAGEFVEGRPVNALYSFTYKGMKDGIAQVQGPKGTLQSFNDVALYNRGLGLPFLNYEGTTTPPHTLGWVNTIQAYNFTLTAIFVGKLGGVYRNPGFNYSATIGSGKVFVNKYVNDVLAGNPDIPGFANPNETKLYLWDRYAPALSSLVESSSYIECKELTLDYNLPRKLTRTMHIDNLKIFAQSRDLGLIWQANSKGYNPDWLPGTNRPVQTYTFGVNLQF from the coding sequence ATGAGACTGACCGCTTTTTTACTTACGGTTGTTTTTCTGAGTGCGCACGCTAAGGGATCGGGGCAATCTGTTACACTTTCCGGAAAAGATGTTTCCTTAAAGAACATTTTTTCTACCATTAAAAAACAAACTGGCTACGTGGTTTTTTATAACCGCGACCTGCTGGAGGATACCCGCCCTGTTTCATTGACTGTTAAGGACCTTCCGCTGGAGGGCTTCCTGAAGATCGTGCTGCAGGACCAGCCGCTGAATTTCCGTATCGATGGGAAGGATATCATCCTTTCCCGCAAACCTGTGTTGTGGAAACCTTCGGGCATAGTATTGATAGATGTGCGTGGAAGGGTAACAGATGATAAAGGAACACCATTGCCGGGTGCCACCGTGCGGGTTAAAAATACCAGCAACACCGTTACCACTGGTCAGGATGGAACGTTTGAGGTAAAAGGATTACGGGGTAAAGCCGTGCTGATCATTTCTTTTATTGGTTATAAAACGAAGGAAGTGTATACTGAGGAAGGCAGTGTCCTGAACATACAACTGGAACTGGCGTCTGAAGCATTACAACAGGTAATGATAACCGGTTATCAAACTATTTCCAAAGAGCGCGCTACGGGTTCTTTCACAACCGTAGGCAAAGAGATGCTGAGCAAACGGCCGGTATCTAATATATCTACTGCATTGCAGGGCTTAGTAGCAGGCATGCAGGCAAAAGAAAATGAAGATGGGAGCATGAGCTTCCTCATTCGCGGTAACACTACTTTGTATGCAGACAGGAGGCCTTTAATTGTAGTGGATGGTTTCCCGATAGCCAGCAGCGACTTCTCTGATATTAATCCCAACGATGTAGAGTCTGTAACGGTATTAAAGGATGCAGCAGCTGCTTCCATATGGGGGGCGCGTGCAGCGAATGGTGTGATCGTAATTGTTACCAAAAAAGCAAGAACAGGTGGCAAATTACAGGTGAATGCGAGTGCCTTTACCCGGATCTCCAAAATGGTGAACCTTGACCAGGTGCTTACACAAGCCAACTCAGCAGATCAGGTAGCATACGAGCGGAAGGCTTTTGATAATAGCTGGTTCTTTATTCCATACGCAGGCGGTTTTACAGATGTCACCAATTCGCTGACGCTGGCACAGGAACTTTTGTTTGCCAATAAGAACGGACAGATCAGCACGGCAGATATGAATGCAGGGCTGGACCGTTTAAGCAAAACCAGTAATCGTTCCCAGATCAGGGACCAACTCATGCAAAGGGCCATCCTTAACCAGTATAATGTAAGCCTGCAGGCAGGAACAGACCGTACTAAAACATACGCTTCCGTGATGTATGAAAGTGAAAAAGGTGCTTACAAGGGAAATAGTTCCAATCGTTTTAACATCAATCTGAACAATGATTTTAAACTTACAAATTTCCTGAACTTTAATATCGGTGCTAATCTGCAATATAGAAAACGTGAAACCAGCGGGGCTACTATTTCCGAGATACAGGACCTCTCTCCTTATGAAATGTTGCTGAACGCAGATGGTAGTTATGGTACAAATCTGAAAACCTATAACAGGGAACAACTGGCACTTATACCTTTTAATAAGTTCCCTTATTCAGACTGGTCCTACAATCTGCTCCGTGAGGTTAACAGCAGAAAGCTAAACAGTGAAGCCCTCAATGCGAGGATACAGGCAGGGCTGAATGTGAGACTGTTGAAGGGGCTCACCTTTGATGCTAAATTCCAGTATGAAAGAGGTAAAACAGACTATGCGGATTTTTATAGTGAGAATAGCTTCTATGCCCGGAGTTTAATAAATACACTTACAGAGTATAACAATAATACCAAAACAGTGGGGCGCTCCTTCATTCCTAAAGGCGGTATCCTGAAACCACGCACGTTTACAGATGCCAGTGGCCGCCAGTTTGATCTGAGTAATACCAACCTTGAAAGTTATCTGTTACGTAATCAACTTAGCTTTGACAGAACATTGGCGGGAAAACATGGCATATCCGTTATTGCAGGTATGGAATTGTCCCAGACCACGAATACCACGCAGGCCAATCCTTATATATATGGATATTTTTCTGATAAGCTTCAGGCTACCGTACCACCTTATGGATATGGAAGTTCGCTTGATCTGCTGACGAATTTCATCGGGAGCACTGCTACTGTTCCGGGAGGAAATACTGTATTGGGCTGGGAGCGGAACAAGTTTGTTTCTTTTTACGGCAATGCCTCTTACACTTACAATCACAAGTATACCCTTTCAGGTAGTGTAAGAAGTGACGCATCGAACTTTATTACAGATGACCCGGCATTGCGCTGGTCGCCTCTGTGGTCTGTAGGCGCCAAATGGAATGCGAAAGAAGAAGATTTCATGAAAGATGCGGACCTGTTTGACCGCCTGGAACTTCGCCTTACCTATGGTAAGAATGGGAATGTAGAAAGGTCTACTTCCACCAAAGCATTACTGAATGTGGGTTCCAGCCTGAATGCAAATACCGGCACCATCACTGCTACCATAGCAGATAATGGTAATCCGGGCCTGCGTTGGGAGAAAACAACCAGTACGAACCTGGGGATCGATTTTGCCATGTTGAAGAACAAACTCTTTGGATCCATAGATATCTATAATAAAAAAGGAGAGGGGATCATCGGTAATATCGCATTACCTGCAGCTTCCGGCACCACTATCCAGAAATTCAATAATGCTGGCATCACCAATAAAGGGATTGAACTGACCCTGGGGGTAAACCTGGATATACCGAATACACCTGTTCGTTACACCACCTCCTTTAACTATGCTTACAATCATAACAGGATCAACAGTCTTTATAGTCCTTCCCTGTATGTGTACCAACTGATAGCCGGAGAGTTTGTGGAGGGGCGTCCGGTGAATGCATTGTATTCCTTTACTTACAAAGGCATGAAGGATGGTATTGCGCAAGTGCAAGGCCCTAAAGGAACTTTACAATCATTCAATGATGTGGCCCTGTACAACCGTGGGTTGGGATTGCCATTCCTGAATTATGAAGGTACCACCACGCCTCCGCATACATTGGGTTGGGTGAATACGATCCAGGCATACAACTTTACGTTAACGGCGATCTTTGTTGGAAAGCTGGGTGGGGTTTACCGTAATCCCGGATTTAACTATTCAGCCACTATCGGTTCTGGTAAGGTGTTCGTGAACAAATATGTGAATGATGTACTGGCAGGCAATCCTGATATTCCGGGTTTTGCAAATCCCAATGAAACAAAACTTTACCTGTGGGACCGTTATGCGCCGGCATTGAGCAGCCTGGTTGAAAGTTCTTCTTATATAGAATGTAAGGAACTCACGCTGGATTATAATTTGCCAAGGAAACTTACCCGTACCATGCATATCGATAACCTGAAGATTTTTGCACAAAGCAGGGACCTGGGCCTCATATGGCAAGCCAATAGCAAAGGCTATAATCCTGACTGGCTGCCGGGTACAAACAGACCTGTGCAGACGTATACATTTGGTGTAAACCTTCAATTTTAA
- a CDS encoding FecR family protein, which translates to MQDFKILFQKYLDETISPEEFAQLEAFIRNNYPAQEAEVLWGEVLANRVYAADAEHDLDAIFKDITKRRPVRLGWIKYAAAAAIIVLVVTGGLYRFSQPSPEAKTLAVQDVAPGGNKAMLTLADGSVVTLDSTGNQVIQQGGIAVKQAGGQLIYDGGSNEGVISFNTLTTPKGGQFQVRLSDGTRVWMNAASTLRYPTTFSGRERKVEVTGEVYFEVVKDAARPFEVQAGNMKVEVLGTHFNINAYDGLSTTLLEGAVKVSGLQNGKHVILQPGQQAQLSDDIKVVGNPDVDKIMAWKNGLFNFEGASFKEVMQELERWYDIEVVYAGGVPDIRFGGELSRNKSLAGLIEALRDAEVHFEIKGRQLIVRK; encoded by the coding sequence ATGCAGGATTTTAAAATATTGTTTCAGAAGTACCTGGATGAAACCATCAGCCCGGAAGAATTTGCGCAATTGGAAGCATTTATCCGGAACAATTACCCTGCGCAGGAGGCAGAAGTTCTGTGGGGTGAGGTATTGGCTAACAGGGTGTATGCTGCAGATGCAGAACATGATCTGGATGCGATATTTAAAGATATTACAAAACGCAGGCCTGTACGCCTGGGTTGGATAAAATATGCTGCCGCGGCAGCCATTATTGTTTTAGTGGTAACGGGGGGGCTTTACCGTTTTTCCCAGCCATCGCCTGAAGCGAAAACATTGGCGGTGCAGGATGTTGCGCCGGGAGGTAACAAGGCCATGCTCACGCTGGCAGATGGATCTGTGGTTACATTGGATAGTACAGGGAACCAGGTGATACAACAGGGTGGCATAGCTGTAAAGCAGGCCGGGGGCCAGTTGATATATGACGGTGGTAGTAATGAGGGTGTGATCAGTTTTAATACCCTTACCACTCCAAAAGGCGGCCAGTTCCAGGTAAGATTGTCCGATGGCACCAGGGTGTGGATGAATGCCGCCTCCACATTACGTTATCCTACTACGTTTAGTGGTCGTGAAAGGAAAGTAGAGGTAACGGGGGAAGTATATTTTGAAGTAGTGAAAGATGCGGCCAGGCCTTTTGAAGTGCAGGCCGGGAATATGAAAGTGGAAGTGCTGGGCACGCATTTTAATATTAATGCTTATGATGGATTGAGTACTACATTATTGGAAGGTGCTGTGAAGGTAAGCGGTTTGCAGAACGGTAAACATGTGATACTGCAACCGGGCCAGCAGGCACAATTGTCTGATGATATTAAAGTAGTGGGCAATCCTGATGTTGATAAAATAATGGCCTGGAAAAATGGTCTCTTCAATTTTGAAGGCGCCAGCTTCAAAGAAGTGATGCAGGAGCTGGAACGCTGGTACGATATTGAAGTGGTATATGCAGGCGGTGTGCCGGATATCCGCTTTGGCGGGGAATTGAGCAGGAATAAAAGTTTAGCGGGATTAATAGAAGCGCTGCGGGATGCCGAGGTCCATTTTGAGATCAAAGGCAGGCAGCTGATCGTAAGGAAATAG